The following nucleotide sequence is from Chromobacterium rhizoryzae.
AAACATGCCTACCTTGTTCTCTACCGCCCCGCGTCGCGGTCCCTTGGCTTTGGCGCTGAGCTTAGGGGTATTGCTAAGCCCCGATGTCATTCAAGCCGAAAGCCAAAACCCGGCCTGGAACGGCACGGTTCTGGGCTTCGAACCGCAGGCCGGCGACTTGCTCAGCACCGATACCGGTATTCGCAACCGGCTGGAACAATATGGTTTTCGTTATCGCCTGGCCCACGTCAGCCAAACCGCCTACAACGCCAAAGGCGGTTACAACAAGGACAAGAAAGCCGAATACATCGACCAGTTTTCGCTGACCTTCAGCCAAAGCCTGGAGGCGCTGACCGGCATGCCCGATGCCGCGATCGAGGGCAATATCGTCAACCGCAATCATGACAACAATCTGACCAGCACGCGGCTGCAAGACCCACGCGTCGGTTTCAACGATCTGGCGCAGGAAAGCTGGGGCGGCCAGTCCATTACCCGGCTGGGCTGGCTGACCTTCCGTCGCAGCTTTCTCGACGGCAGATTGCAGTGGCGGATAGGACTGATGAACAAGGTGCAGGACTTCGACCAGATCATTCCCTGCGATTTCCAGACCTTGAATCTGTGCGGAGGAAAATCCGCCGGCTCGCGCACTTGGTACAACTGGAACGTGCACTACTGGGGCACAAGCTTACAGTACCGGCTCACTCCGGAAGTCACCCTGAAAACCGGCCTGCTGGAACAGAACCCGCAAGCGCCATCACGCAGCCACGCCTGGAGCGTATCCACCGACGGCAGCCGCGGCATCCTGCTGCCGCTGGAAGCGGAATGGAAAACCCGCCATTTTGGCCTGCCAGGCATTTACATGCTGGGATTGCTCTATACCAATGCCAAGCAACGCGACTTCTACGCCGGAGCATCCGGAGGCGCGGGAACGGACGACCCCGCGGGGTATCGGCACTACCGCAATACTTGGTATCTGTACACCGGCTTCAATCAACAGCTGACTCGCCGCCTTGAAACAGCCAACCGCGGGCTCAGCCTCTCCTGGAGCTTGGGCGTGGCCGATCAACGCAGCAACGCCCGGTCCTATGCCAGCTCCTTGTCCTTACGCTATCGCGGACCATTTGATGCCCGGCCAAATGACTGGCTGGCCTTGGGCGTATCCAAATTTCAGGCCAGCCCCAACTGGCGCCGCAGCCAGAACCTGCTGAATCAGCGAGCCGGCGTCAGCGACTATCAGGACCCGCTTTACGCGCCGCTGCCGGAATCCTCGGTCAACGCCGAATTGATCTACCGCTACCAGGTCTGGCCCTGGCTGGAGTTGCAACCCGGACTCCAATACTGGGTGCGGCCGGGAGGGCTGGTTCAGACGCCCAATGCCTGGGTCGTGGGCCTAAAAACCACCCTCAACTTCTGATATCGCCAATCTTCTTGAGTTTTTCAGAGGGGTCAAACCTAAGGAATGCCATGACAACGACCTTGCCCGCCATGGAGCAATTAAGGCGCTTGAACCAGAACCTGAGCAATACACAGGACCAGAGCGCCTTGCCGCAGCTTGGCCGGCAACTGGCCCGGCAATGCGAAGAGATGGACGCCCGTCTGACGCAGGGCCTGATCGACATCCGAGCCGCCCATCTCGGCCTGCAGGCCATCCTGACCCTGCTGCAGCGCCGCGACGAGCCCTTGCTGTGGAGCAGCGAGGAAGCCGCGGCGCTGCTGGAGCCGCTGCAACAGCGCCTGAGCCAGGGCTTAAGCCGCATCAACCGCCTGGTCTAGCCCGCCTGGCCTCCCTGCCGGCGGCCGGCGGGCCTCAGGTGCCGCTCTCGCTCAACAGCCCCGCCAGGGTCAGCAGCCCGGACGCGCCGGTGGCGCCGTTGGGATCGGCGACATCCTCGCTCTGCGGGATGACCGACGCATCCGTCGGGCCCAGCCACAGCGGGGCCAGCCGGCTGAGGCCGCCTTGCATCAGCAGATCCGAGATCAGATCAAAGGCCGCGGCGGGCGATTGCAGGCGCAGCCATTCCGAGGCCGGCAGCCCCGCCGCGTCCGTTGGGCTCACCTGCAGCTTGGCCGCCATCAGTTGCCGGCGGAAGGCGCTCACCTTGCGGCTGTAACCGCCGGCGATGTCCCGATCGAACGAGGCCACCGCCATGCTGCCGTCGAAGGTCATGCCGCGGCGCCGAAAATGGGTGGCGCCGCTCAGGCACCAGACGTCGTCGACAATGACGGTGGTGGTGCGCAGCTGCGCCCAGCGGCCGGGGAAGCCGCGCGGGTGGAACACCGCCACGCGCGCCGCGCCGGCGCTTTGCAGGATGTCCACGGCGTCCTTGCGCTGGGCGATCGCCCTGCGCACAAAGGGCGCGTACGCGGGCGCGAAGTCCGTCTCGCGCGGCAGGCAGACAATCACTTTCAGATTGGGGTTGGCCGCCATCCGGTCCGCTATCTTTTGCGCAAGGTCTATCTCATAGGCGGCGGGCGGGCCGCTGGGCCGCGCGGTGCGGGCGAAACCGGCGGTCTCGATGTAGATCAGTTCATCGGCCTCGCCGATGGCGCGGGTCAGCGCCCAGAGCGAATCGCGGTTGCCGTGCTTGGAGACGAAGAATTCGCGCCGCACCGCGTTGATCAGCCGGTCTTCGTTGGAGATGGTGATGGACGGCGCGCTGCCCAGCCCCAAGGCGGCGGCCAGCTGGTTGAGCAGGTTCTGGAAGGTGATAGGCGAGGACGAGCCCAGCGGGTTGTCGTCGGGCAGCAAGGACAGCTCCGGCGTTTCGCATACCGCGCACACCGTTTCCAGCGCCACGCCCGAGGAGCTGCCGGGCGTGGCCGCCGGCGCGGCGGCGGGCGGGTTGAAGTTGTTGCCGCCGGACATGGCGATCCAGCCCGGCGTGCTGTCTCCGGGCAAGGGAAAGATGGGCTGGACGCGGCGCAGCGCGTGCTGGGCCAGGTCGTAAGCCAGCGCGCCGGTGACGCGCACGCCCGGCGCATGGGTGTCCGGGCCGGCGGGGTTGCCGGGGTTGGCGTTGGCGTGGTCCGCCGATCGGCTTTCGCGCGCCCAGCGGCCGCCGCTGAGCACCGCGTCCCAGTCCAGCCCCGCCGATACGTTGGCGCTGGGGACGCCGGTGACGACGATCGCGTCGAAGCGCGCCATGGTGGGCATGCGCGGCCCTTGGCGCGGCTGGGTTTCGGACATCAGCGCGCGCGCCAGGTCCGCCGCGGTGGCCGGGGAGCCGCCCGGCGGCGTCACGGTGCGCGGCAGGCCGAAGAGCGGCACCGGGCAGATGGATTTGATGTTGTCCGGCCAGGCCGCCAGCGGGTCTCCGGCGGCGAAGGGGTCGGCCGGCGCGGCCGCCGGCCCGGCGGCGATGACGGCGCGCTGCGCCGCCCACATGCGCCGCCGCCCGGTGCGCGGCGCGATCACCAGGTCATAGACCAGGGTGCCGGGGCTGGGCAGCGGGTCCCCGGGCTTCAGGCCAAACGGGTTGCGCACCAGCACCTGCACCGGGCTGCCCGCCGCGGCGATCGCCGCGCCGCCGTCCGCGCGCAGGAAGGAGAGCTCCTCGCCTATGGCCTGGATCAGCTGGAAGCGCTGCGCGAAAACGCGCACGGTGGCGCCGCTGGGCGCGAAATCGGCCGGGATGGCCACCACCACGTCGTTGGTTCCGGACCAGGCGGCGGTGACGCCGGCTGGCGGCGCCATGCCCGCGCCAAAGCCGGCATTGGTGTTGGGGCCGGGAAAAGCCGGCCAGTGCGCGCCCGCGCCCGGCGCGGCGGCGGTGCCCACGCCGGATTCAAAGGTGGGCGACACGGCGAACATCAGCGCGCCGGCGCCGGCCCCCATCATGCGTCCCGCCGTCTGAGACGCCGCGGCCAACATGTCCGGGCCGTCCGCCAGGTAATCCACGGTTACGCCGTCCCTGACCTGGGGCTGCAGGTCCGCCGGTATTTTCTGGTCGTCCGCGGGGATGCCGTTGACCGCGGAGGCGGTGCGGTTGCCGCGCAAATGCCAATCCAGGTCCACGGCGAAGGCGCGGACGAACTGGCGCGCCAGCGTCACGCCCGCCGGCAGATTGGGCACGGTGAGCGGTCCGGCCGACATGGTGCCGCCGCCGGCCCAGCCCAGGCGCAGCCTGGCCGCCGCGCCGGCTCCCGTGCCCGCCAGTTGCTGGCCGGCGCTCATGGCCACCAGCCCTGCCGCGCCCAGCGCCGTGGACGAGCCGCCGCCGGACGCCTGCCTTTCCACGCCGGGGCCGCCGCCCACCGCTGAAAACGCGCGCCCGTGCAACGTGGCCACCTGGGCGAGCACGCCGCCGGCCAGGCCGGCAATGCTGCGCACCCCGCCCGCCGCCGCGGGCGATAC
It contains:
- a CDS encoding DUF1484 family protein, coding for MTTTLPAMEQLRRLNQNLSNTQDQSALPQLGRQLARQCEEMDARLTQGLIDIRAAHLGLQAILTLLQRRDEPLLWSSEEAAALLEPLQQRLSQGLSRINRLV
- a CDS encoding carbohydrate porin, translating into MPTLFSTAPRRGPLALALSLGVLLSPDVIQAESQNPAWNGTVLGFEPQAGDLLSTDTGIRNRLEQYGFRYRLAHVSQTAYNAKGGYNKDKKAEYIDQFSLTFSQSLEALTGMPDAAIEGNIVNRNHDNNLTSTRLQDPRVGFNDLAQESWGGQSITRLGWLTFRRSFLDGRLQWRIGLMNKVQDFDQIIPCDFQTLNLCGGKSAGSRTWYNWNVHYWGTSLQYRLTPEVTLKTGLLEQNPQAPSRSHAWSVSTDGSRGILLPLEAEWKTRHFGLPGIYMLGLLYTNAKQRDFYAGASGGAGTDDPAGYRHYRNTWYLYTGFNQQLTRRLETANRGLSLSWSLGVADQRSNARSYASSLSLRYRGPFDARPNDWLALGVSKFQASPNWRRSQNLLNQRAGVSDYQDPLYAPLPESSVNAELIYRYQVWPWLELQPGLQYWVRPGGLVQTPNAWVVGLKTTLNF
- a CDS encoding phospholipase D-like domain-containing protein, translating into MVTVFTLTPAGAAQALKDHGLDALGLTALRLGPRWGGANPAFDGAALTLAFAGAPKAPWRGILEYLDSLAAFRAADGAPLSGAGAALRLHPQAAARLETLAAGRYAAPGQPQVRAVPHTLIVRGLTDNVSPHSYDPGDDLPAGAAGAALSFHDARGLIVDPVAVAAMLDDLQTAFPALDISAGAVSPAAAGGVRSIAGLAGGVLAQVATLHGRAFSAVGGGPGVERQASGGGSSTALGAAGLVAMSAGQQLAGTGAGAAARLRLGWAGGGTMSAGPLTVPNLPAGVTLARQFVRAFAVDLDWHLRGNRTASAVNGIPADDQKIPADLQPQVRDGVTVDYLADGPDMLAAASQTAGRMMGAGAGALMFAVSPTFESGVGTAAAPGAGAHWPAFPGPNTNAGFGAGMAPPAGVTAAWSGTNDVVVAIPADFAPSGATVRVFAQRFQLIQAIGEELSFLRADGGAAIAAAGSPVQVLVRNPFGLKPGDPLPSPGTLVYDLVIAPRTGRRRMWAAQRAVIAAGPAAAPADPFAAGDPLAAWPDNIKSICPVPLFGLPRTVTPPGGSPATAADLARALMSETQPRQGPRMPTMARFDAIVVTGVPSANVSAGLDWDAVLSGGRWARESRSADHANANPGNPAGPDTHAPGVRVTGALAYDLAQHALRRVQPIFPLPGDSTPGWIAMSGGNNFNPPAAAPAATPGSSSGVALETVCAVCETPELSLLPDDNPLGSSSPITFQNLLNQLAAALGLGSAPSITISNEDRLINAVRREFFVSKHGNRDSLWALTRAIGEADELIYIETAGFARTARPSGPPAAYEIDLAQKIADRMAANPNLKVIVCLPRETDFAPAYAPFVRRAIAQRKDAVDILQSAGAARVAVFHPRGFPGRWAQLRTTTVIVDDVWCLSGATHFRRRGMTFDGSMAVASFDRDIAGGYSRKVSAFRRQLMAAKLQVSPTDAAGLPASEWLRLQSPAAAFDLISDLLMQGGLSRLAPLWLGPTDASVIPQSEDVADPNGATGASGLLTLAGLLSESGT